A window of Gopherus evgoodei ecotype Sinaloan lineage unplaced genomic scaffold, rGopEvg1_v1.p scaffold_122_arrow_ctg1, whole genome shotgun sequence genomic DNA:
CCTGGTGACAGTCAAATCCTAAAACACCGTCTATGCGGGGAGCCAGGATCCTCTCAGGCCCGCCTTCCTGTCCCGTCAATCACCGACCCATTGTCCAATCAGGGAGCTGGCTCGCGCTCACTGCTCGCCTCCCAATCTGTGGTCTCGACCAGGCCCTTATCAAATCAAAGGATCAGTGACCCTCGGGAGCCTGTCTACACGTAGCCTGTCAATCTTTTTTAGTGTCCAATCAGGAGAGTCCACGCCTTCTTTAAAGGGGCAATTATTAGGCCTTCGGTCACTATTATCCAATCAGAGAGCGAGGGCTATTTTTAGGCTACCAATCACTCCATGTTAACCAAATAACCATTGTCCCGCCTCCCCGTTTGGCGTGCCAGTCATATTGTAACTGTCCAATCAGAGAGCCGGGCTTCACCATAGCCCCGCCTTCCAAAGCTGTCATCCTCAACCCAATCAGCGAACTGTCGCGAAGGTAGAGGGCCAATCAACGTGTCCGAATTTTCTACAACGCCCTCTAACCTAGCTGATGTTGAGAGGAGGAGCCAATCAGAGTGCGCCGCgcttgcccctccccctctcgtCCTCCGTTAGAAGCGGCTACAGCGCTGAAGATGTAAACAAGGCTTCGCGCCGCGAGCGCTGGAGGGTGAGGAAGGTCTCGCGGTTCGGGCGGGGGGAAAGAGTTTGGAGTGGCTTCCGATTGGCCATGGCCGGcccgcaggggagggggaggagcctgtTGGGGGAGTCAGGTGGGTTCTGATTggtgatggggggaagggagctgggCTGTGGACTGGGGTAGCAAGAGTGTCCCCCTAAATATGGAACGTTCTGATTGGTGGGCCTGGGGGAATATAGGGCGCTCTGATTGGTGGGAGGCGCTCTTGAGTAAGAGGCGCCCTGGTTGGTGCAGAGAGTAGAAGGCGCTGATTAGTGGATTAGAGGCTGGCATATGAGAGGGGGCAAGAATCGAGGCTGTGGTTGGTTGTGCAGTCAGCAGGCCCCTGTGATTGGTGGGGGACACGCTGAGGGGAGCAAGAGTGCCCCCTGAGTATAAGGCTCTGTGATTGGTGGATGGCTGCTAACACGTCATTGGTGGGTTCCTGTGCTATATTGAGGGGAGCAAGTGTGTCCCTGAGTACAGGCTCCTCTGattggtggggaagggagggggtcaGAATGTACAGATCTGATTGGTGGGCAGCTGCCGTATGTAGCACAATGGCCCCCTGACTCTGAAGGACTGTGATTGGTTGGTAGCTGTGGTATATGAGGAGGACAATACTGCCCCCTGAGTATGAAAGGCGCTGATTGGTGGGTGGTTGTGGTATATAAGGTGTATATAAGGTATATAAGGTTGTGTATAAGGAGGACGGTACTGTCCCCTGAGAATAAAGGGCTGTGATTGGTGAGTGGCTGTGGTATATTGAGGAGGACAGTACTGCCCCCTGAGTATGAAGGCGCTGATTGGTGAGTGGTTGTGGTATATTAAGGAGGACAGTACTGTCCCCTGAGAATAAAGGGCTGTGATTGGTAGGTTGCTGAAGTGTATTGAGTGGAGGCAGTACTGTCTTCTAAGTCTGAAGGCCTCTGAGTAGTGGCTAAAGGTTTTCCTTTCAGGGAGCTTCTTGTTCCTGATTGGCTGcggggggagtgggagaggagcCAACACAGCCGACCCTGAGCCTAGTTCCAAACAATGCCATAAATATGGGTTCccgtagcagcagcagggccagctctggggGCCGGGACCCCCAGGACAGCAGGCCCCAGAGGGGCTCCATGCTCCTTCggagtgaggaagaggaggaagaggacgaagATGTGGATCTGGCCCAGGTGCTGGCATATCTGCTGCGCAGGTAATTTACTTTACTGCCTACTCCCCTGTGTGCTGCACAGGGAGTCCTTCCGTCTGCCTagagttgccaactgtctaactgcaaaacttccttgccccgccccttccctgaggccacgCCTCCTGCTCACTTCATCctccgctctcccccaccctcattcagtgtcaccgggctggggcagtgggttggggtgcaggagggggtttgggtgcagggagggctcagggctggggcagtgggttggggtgcaggagagggtttgggttgcaggctctgggagggagtttgggtgtggggggctcggggctggggcagtggcttGAGtgtgggctggggagtggggctgaggggtcggagtgtgggagtgggctcCAGGTTCAGCCTGGGAAGGGtagaggtgtggggtgcagggtgggatgcagggagctggctctgggagggagtttgggtgcagggggggctcagggctggggcaggcaattggggtgcaggaagaggcttggggtgcaggctctgggcaccGCTTACTTCGGGGGGGCGACTCTTGGAAGTGTGGGCTTGTCCAGCTCCCAGGCTCGGAGGCAGACAGGTAGCTCTGcgcgctgcctctgcctgcaggcacagctcccgcagctcccattggctgcggttcctggccaatgggagctgtggagccggcaCTCAGGGTGGAGGCAGTGCGCAGAGACTCCTGGCttcccctgcacctaggagctggaggtgccacctgcttccaggagccacacagagccagggcaggcagggaacctgccttagccccactgcgccactcgacttttagtggcctaaaaTTTCCCGAATGGggttcagtagcctctgggagatcgAGGCTGATCCCAGGAGACTCCCGGCCCATCtgggagggctggcaaccctacgTCTGCCCCAGCATGGTGCTGGCTCCGATCTGGCCTCAGCTGGCAGAGGGAGTGGGCTATGGGGcgtctcccttcccctcccaagtGGAATCACAAGACAGGGTGCAGTGTAAATGCAACGACGACTCTGCCGCCGGATCGGATCAGTGGAAGAAAGCGATCTTAGTCGCTTCCTGACTGGCCCTGGCAGACCTTGTTCCTGTGGGATCCTGTGAGACGCAAGCAGAAAATCCAGTTGGAACCATCAGCACGTGGGGGGCAGGCGGGAAAAGGGGAAACCTCCGATCTAACCTCTTCGGGACTGGAATTAAATAGTGACTCATCAGGTGACCCCGAGCTCCCAGGGAGACTCTGTGCCCCTAAAGCTATGGTGCTGGGAGAATATCATGCAGGACCCGAGGGGATTTGACCCAGATGATCACACGGCTCCCTTCTAGCCTAAGAATCAACAAATGCTTCACACCAGGACACTGATGCAAGTTTCTAGGTGGTGCACCCcggactcctaggttctatccCTCCGTGATGCCAGGAACCTCCTGGgctagggtttggggagggggctgaagggaaggTTGAGCTGATGAATGAGCTTTGGTTTCTGCACCCCGCAGAGGTCAGATTCGGTTGGTGCAGGGCGGAGGCGCAGCCAGTGTCCAGGTGGTCCAGACGCTGTCCGATTCGGACGATGACAACGACAGTGCCTGGGAGGGGCGGCTGGGAGACCGTTACAACCCCCCAGGTACAGACCAGGACGCTGGGGTTCTGCCCTCagatctgggaggggactggaagCTAGTGGTCAGAGCGGgagggctgggacccagggcttctgggttctgtcctcagccctgggaggggagcaggagctaGTGGCTAGAGCGGGGGgactgggttctatccctggctctgggatggggaatgcaggctagtggttagagcgagggagagtctgggagccaggactcctgggttctattctctgctgctatttatacctggtacatctctctgcccctcccccccccagtggaTTCTGCGCCTGACACACGGGACGTGGAAAGTAACGAGATCAAAACCCAGATCCAGCTGGCGAATGGGATGCTGGGCTGCAGGCGAGCTGACCGCAGCATCCCCCAGCTCCTTCGCCAGGTACGTGGCCCCTcctgcaggggagccctggggctggaggggggtggggtctgCTGAGACTCCAGGgttctcacccccactctgctccctttgCAGAGAGAGTGGGGCTTGTGCCACGGCAGCAGCTTTTCCCCGGGCGAGCGCTCCCGTGTGATGTCCCAGTGAGTATCGGtggagtggggtcggggggggggcactggcaggaGACTCCCCACTGACCCGGTGCTCTCTGCACCCCCTCAGCTTTCTGCCCAACCAGCTGGCGTTCACTGACTCCTACTCCCAGAAGGCCTTCTGTGGCGTCTACTCCAGGGATGGCCAGCTCTTCATGTCTGCCTGTCAAGGTATGGGGGGGGAGGTGCATTTGGGGTGGTTTATCAGGTTACACACAATCCCCTCTGCTCTAGCCACAGGACTCCCACTGCTGCCCGTCGGCTTGGCCTTGTGGGTAAACAACATCCCagaattttctctctttctgcctTTCGGAAGGGGGTAGTACCGGCTTGCAGTGCCACCCACCCACTTGGCATTGTGGGTAAGGGTCATGCCTTTGTGCATTGTGGGTAATCACTCTACCAGAATCCTTTCTGGTCCCATCTGAGGGTCCTTCAGAAGAGCAATCTGGGAGGGCCGTTACCCACAATGCAAAGCAGCTGAGCTGTGTAGGGAGCTCTTGGACAAGCAGAGAGGATTCTGGGAGGGCATTTCCCACAGTGCACAGTGGCTCGGCCACCCTGGGGGCGGCAGAGAGGATTCTGGGAGGGTGCTTATCCCTTTGCATTGTGAGTAGTCTTCCCAGAAACCATTCTGTCCTGCAATGTGTGGTAGACACTcagcactgccccctccctgctttgCATTGTAGGTAAGGCCAGCCTAGCATCTTCCCTCCTaaaccctcccttctctccctgcccccctcccagacCAGACGATCCGCCTGTACGACTGCCGCTACGGAGGCTTCCGGAAGTTCAAGAGCGTCCGGGCACGGGACGTGGGCTGGAGCGTCCTGGACGTTACCTTCACCCCCGACGGAGGCCACTTCCTCTACTCCAGCTGGTCCGACTACAGTGAGTAGGGACTGGGGGCGAAGTCTGCCTTAGCCTTGTCCCCAGGCAGAAAGCACTAACCAgtgtctttctccctccctccctcccccagttcaCATCTGTAACATCTATGGCGACGGAAACGTCCACACGGCACTGGATCTGAGGTAATGGGGGGGTGGGTGTGCCATGATATGAGGAGCTGGAGAGGTCAGCTATCATGATATGGGGGGATTAAAGGGACTATTGGTCATTGTGGTCTGGGTGGAGGCGATTGCCCGGCCATGTATGCCCCACCTTGCAGACGGAGAAAGtcttctccccacctccacctccccgaccctaggtccctgccaatctgccctggggtGAGACCACTCCCTTACCCCCAGATAGGAGGATCAGTTAGACCCAGAGCATGGGAGAAAGAGccaccagccaggcatggagggaaaagattccctgagccccctcaggTCCCTGGCCCACTCTCTCGAGTCCCACCTCCTGCTGTGGCTGATCCCTTGTGCCTCAGGGGAAGATGGAGGGGAGGGAATACCCAAAATGGAACTGGCCAGACATCCATCACGAttgcttcctgacccctgcagtttgcagccctgaagcatgagagtggAGGCTGGGCATCAGCTTCAGATGAGCACATGGAGGGGCAATGCATTCCCATCCCGTTCTCCCCAGAGGCatgaaggaaggggaagagcagggggatCCATAGATTCATGGACTTTGAggaccaccccttctcccccagccacAGGATTTCAGTGTCTCTTTCCTCATCACAGGCCGGACGAGCGCCGGTTCGCTGTCTTCTCCCTCACGGTCTCCTCCGATGGGCGGGAGGTGCTTGGCGGGTAAGTCACAAGGGCACCTCCAAAGCCAGGAGCAGCCCAGGTGGGCTCCTGCATTTCCAATCTGGTCATGTGGTGAGAGCAGAGAGGATTCTGGGACAGCCCTTACCCATAATGCATGGTGGGATGGCCACTGCACACAATGGACTTCTGGGAGTCCCTCCCACTCCTTTCTAAAAGGCCCATGGGCGAGAGCGGAGAGGATTCTAGGACAGCAGTTGACCACCTAGCCATGCGCTGTGGCTCTTACTCACAATGCATAGCAAAGTGAGCCCCACTGAGCCAGGTTAGACCAGCTAGGCACCCCTCAGGCTCATACCTCTCCaccgggggggtggggtcaccCTCTGTACCCCTCAGAGCTTGCCCCATCTCCAGCCTCGCTCcctgatgcctcagtttcccctccccagggctAACGACGGGTGCGTCTACGTATTCGATCGGGAGCAGAATAAACGGACCCTCAAGGTAcctcccctgctggggggcaggcggacacactgggggcagggagggttctGGGAGGGTGCTTATCCACAACGCTGTGCGGGTTGGTGCGCTGGGAGCCCCTTGGTGACAGCAGAGCAGATTCTTTGCACAGACGCTCCCAGCCCCAGAACACGTCTAAAAACTGGAGTTTTATTAAACTGTGTATCCCACACTGAGCAGCCGCAGCTTGCCACGCACCTGCTGCCGAGCCCCCCGAATTCTGCTCCTACCTCGGCGCCCCAGACCTGTCCCCTTTGACCTCTTCGGTCGATTTCCAAGCCTTTGCAAGTGCTACGTTCTCCCCTTGGAACGGGACTGACGTGGTACAATGGTCCGTCACTTCCTGCCACGCGCCTGGGAGTCCCGCTGGCTCGTAAGCGCCGTCTCAGCTGTGCCGGGGCTTTGTGTGAAACTAAAAAACCCTGGATCCCACGGGCAGAAGGGACTGGCGTGCTCATCTCATCTGCCCTAGATACTGCGGCTCATAGaccaccccatccccagtgaTTCCCAGAGCAGcgctcttgattttaaaatcccCGGTGACGGAGAGTCCACCATTCCCCTTGATAAgtggttccaatggttagttactctcatggttaaacatttacaccttatttctggtctgaacttgtctagcttcagcatCCAGCCCCTGGGTCTTGTCACAGCTTTGCCTGCTAGAGTGCAGCGCCTCttagcaaatatttgttccccacgtaggAACCTGTATAGACTGTGATTGAGTCAGCCCGTAGCCTTCTCTGTCAGACTCCAGGAGCTTAACTGGTTTGGCTTATCCCTCGAAGGCAGGTTTCCCAAACCTTGAATCGTTCTCGTAGCTCTTCCCTGAACCCTGGGCATGGCATTCCAGCCACGGTCGCACCAGTGCAAATTCAGAGGTGAAATAACCCCTGGATGGAGAGGGTGGAGCAGTGCAAATAATGGATTTCTGTGCTTCCCTGGCGAttccaaaatgcattttttgctTCGGATTGGCCTAAAATCCAAACCTTTTGATGGATCAGCTCGGAAAAGAATTAGTTCCGGGTGGAGTGAAACATTTTGACACAATCAAGAGGAGTTGTTTTACTGCTCACCGTTCAAAAACATTTGGTTTTAATCAAATGAAAGGAGACTGAGCAGAAAGTTGGAAAATGGAGACACACAACATTTCGATTTGGGGGAGAGGTTCTcgcacttgcttttttttttttttccttttccctcccaacCCAAACAATCTGGTGAAACCTGCTCAAATTAGCAAAAAGTTTTGGCATCACAGATTCTGCATTTTTTTAGCTTCAGAGAAAGCACAGGAAAAAGTCTGTGGCGTGTGACAGACATAAGAAGGACATCCCGGGGACGCGTTCACTGGTCCGGTAGTTGGTTTAGTCACGAAGTAGGTGCTCAGATGTCGTCACCACTGGACATCTTTTCTCTCTAGCTGCGAGTGTCAGCGGCTCTTTCTGGAGACTTCACCTCTTGTCCACTACAGCTTTCAGACCCCATGTTCTCGTTTTGGCACTGATGCCTTCCAGCGGCTGGTGCGAAGGTCACAGCGTTCAAATCGGCACCTCCCAAACcatcctgctccttccccagccttggcTGGAAGGGTTCAGAGTTCAGTGGCTGCTGCCTTCATGTAATGCAGTTGATCTTCGACCTGCATATGACTGGAGTCTGAATTCCTCTCCTTGATCCAAGCTCAGATTGGGCTCGTTTGCTTTGTTCCCAGCACCTTCTACGGTGGCGCTGAAGTTACAAAGCAGTAAAAACTTTGTCTCCCGCTTTCACTCTGTTGACTGGACAATCCTTTCAAGAGCAGCACATTTAGCTTGAAAGCCTGGCCCCCTTGTAAGATTCCTGCCAAATGCTCTGTCCCCTATTAAGAGGCCGTGCCAGGCGCTGGCTGATCCTAGCAATTTGTTCCGCCTCGTTATGGCCCCTGGGTGCTTCTTTGGAGTTCCCCAGGAAACCCAACCCCAGCTGAGATACAGAAGAGTGGGAGTCCCATGGCGTCGGATCGCCACGTCATGGTAGGCAAACCAGGCTTGTGAGTTTCACCTCAGAGTCAGGAATCTGCTCTCCATAATTCCGGCTAAAGTTCAGCTGCATCTTTTTGTTTCCTGCTAAGCTATGCCTCCCGTTGGAGGCTGAGGCCGCAGTAAACCGGCTGGGTCCCAGCTTCCGGGATTTTGGGCTCGCCAGAAATCCCAGTTTCAAGCCaagtggccccagcccagctgcccttTCTTCAGGAGTGGCTGGTTGTGCTGTTTGACTAAAAAGCACCATCGAGGGCGGGTGTGATGCAGCTCCCACAGGTGTTCGGCTCTTCCTTCCCTTTGCTCTCCCCTGAGCGGCTGTGAAATCTTTCAGCCCGCAGCCCTTTCAGCTTGATCTTCCAACGTTAACTCCAGCAACGGAGGCATCCCTGAGCTCCCATCTCTTCCCTGTTTCCACACTACGGAGTGACCGCAGAAGTGCTCACCCCCAGACCGGGAGcagcatccccagccctgccgacCTGTCCCCTTTCGCCTCTTTAGCTGAGCGCCAGCCCTtaggagggaagcagagcagggaaaTGATCTTCAAAGAGCTAATGCCACAGGGCCAAGCAGCTAGGCCCTTTTGAGCAAGAGCAGAGAGGATTCTGGGAGGGGACTTACCCACAATGCAAAGCTGCTGGACTGCCCTTGAGAGGACCCACAGGTAAGCCCCCTCCCAGAATCCTCTCTGCAAATGTGCTGGGCTGCCCTGGGAGCctttgggaggagagagaggattaCGGGAGTGCACTTACCCAGAATCCTAGAATCAtcgaactggaagggacctcgagaggtcatctagtccagtcccctgcactcatggcaggactaaggattatctagaccatccctgaccggtgtttgtccagcctgctctaaaaaaaatcctcattgatggagattccacaacctccctgggcaatttactccagtgcttaaccaccctgacaggaagtttttcctaatgtccaacctaaacctcctttgctgcaattgaggcccattgcttcttgtcctagccttaGAGGTTTGGAACaatctttctccctcctctttgtaataaccttttatgtacttgaaaaccgttatcatgtcccctctctgtctcctcttctccagactgaacaaacccaatttttcagtcTTCCCCCATAGTTCAAGTCTTCTagcccttgaatcatttttgttgctcttctctggacttcctccaatttgtccacatctttcctgaaatgtggctcccagaactgaacacaatgaggcctaatcagtgcggagtagagcagaggaatcacttctcgtgtcttgctcgcaatactcctgctaatacagcccagaatcatgtttgctttttttgcaacagcgtcacactgttgactcctgtTTAGCTTTTGATCCCCTAGGACCCCCAGACCCCTTTCCGCAGGGCGCCTTCCTAGacggtcatttcccattttgtatgtgtgcaactgatcgttccttcctaagtggagcactttgcattcgtccttattgaatttcatcctatttacttcagaccagttctccagtttgcccagatcattttgaattttaatgcgatcctccagagcacttgcaacccctcctggcttggtatcatccacagactttataagtgtacttgctgtgccattatctaaatccttgatgaagatattgaacacaaccaaacccagaaccgatccttgctgGGCCCCACTCGTTAGGCCCTTCTAGCATGACTGTGAAACACTGATCACTGCTCTCGGGGAACGATcttccaaccagttctgcacccaccttctagtagctccatctaggatgtatttccctagtttgtttatgcaaAGCGGCTGGGCCCCACTGGGTCCCTGGTGTGagagcagagagagggaggtGGCTTACCCACAATGCAAAGCAGCTGGACTGCCCTGGATAGGATAGAGAGGATTATGGGAGCACACTTACCCGCAATGCAAAGAGAGCAGGGAATATTCATGGAGGGCGCTTACCCACAATGCTGTGTAACCCCTCACCCCCGCCCCAGATTGAGTCCCATGAGGACGACGTGAACGCCGTAGCTTTTGCCGATGGCAGCTCCCACATCCTCTTCTCTGGGGGCGACGACGCCATCTGCAAGGTGTGGGACCGGCGCACCATGCGGGAGGACGACCCCAAGCCAGTGGGCGTGCTGGCCGGCCACCAGGACGGCATCACCTTCATCGACAGCAAGGTGAGCGCCCTGTGGAGGCTGAATCCCACCCTGTGGTAgagagggctgggtgcagggtgcTGACACatctctgcctccctctgccccagggagACGCCCGCTACTTGATTTCCAACTCGAAGGACCAGACCATCAAGCTGTGGGACATCCGGCGGCTCTCAGGGCGCGAGGGGCTGGAGGCGTCGCGCCAGGCCGTCACCCAGCAGAACTGGGACTACCGCTGGCAGCAGGTGCCCAAGAAAGGTCAGCACGAGGGCATGTAGGAGTGAGAAGTGGggtgggcaggaagggggcaggggccgTGGAatgggaagcagggcagggggcagggaggggaagtggaattaggtgggggagggacaaaggaggggacggggacaggaagtgggggcaCCAGGTGGTGGTCTGGGGAAAGGGGGGACAGGAAAGGCACTGTTCAGCTACCGTGGAgtagggcaggaagtgggtggtaAGAAGGAGGAAGTGGAGTGCAATGGtagggaaggggaggcagagagTAGAGGTCAAGGAGGATGCAGGAAGTAGCATAAAGAGTGGCATGGTGGCCTTGAGCCTGCCCCTTGGGGAGGGGGAGCGAAGCAGGAAGTCCCGCCCTGGGGACAGATCTGGTGTGAATGTGGGCTGGTTCTAACCCTGTCAATCTCCAGCCTGGCGCAAGACCAAGCTGCCGGGCGACAGCTCCCTGATGACCTATCGGGGCCATGGCGTGCTGCACACGCTGATCCGCTGCCGCTTCTCGCCCCCGCACAGCACCGGCCAGCAGTACATCTACAGCGGCTGCTCCACCGGCAAGGTGGTGGGTGAGTGAGGCAGGGGCAGCGCCTACCCCCTGGGCAAGGGCAAAGAGAGCAGAAGCGAAACAGGAAGTCCCACCCACCAGCCAAGGGCCAAACAGGAAGTCCTGCCTGtaggagggtggggatggggctgtgaCATGGGCCAGGGCCACCAGCGTACATACACATGGTGGGGCCACtggtgggtgggagtggggcaaAGCACGGGAGGAGGTGCCATGGGGGGGAGGTGCCCAGGCTTTGGAC
This region includes:
- the LOC115639775 gene encoding DDB1- and CUL4-associated factor 11-like, which produces MGSRSSSRASSGGRDPQDSRPQRGSMLLRSEEEEEEDEDVDLAQVLAYLLRRGQIRLVQGGGAASVQVVQTLSDSDDDNDSAWEGRLGDRYNPPVDSAPDTRDVESNEIKTQIQLANGMLGCRRADRSIPQLLRQREWGLCHGSSFSPGERSRVMSHFLPNQLAFTDSYSQKAFCGVYSRDGQLFMSACQDQTIRLYDCRYGGFRKFKSVRARDVGWSVLDVTFTPDGGHFLYSSWSDYIHICNIYGDGNVHTALDLRPDERRFAVFSLTVSSDGREVLGGANDGCVYVFDREQNKRTLKIESHEDDVNAVAFADGSSHILFSGGDDAICKVWDRRTMREDDPKPVGVLAGHQDGITFIDSKGDARYLISNSKDQTIKLWDIRRLSGREGLEASRQAVTQQNWDYRWQQVPKKAWRKTKLPGDSSLMTYRGHGVLHTLIRCRFSPPHSTGQQYIYSGCSTGKVVVYDLLSGQIIKKLTNHKACVRDVSWHPYEEKIVSSSWDGCLRLWEYRQAEYYEDDLRDPANLPSAGEPPASSPGSSDQ